In Mercurialis annua linkage group LG5, ddMerAnnu1.2, whole genome shotgun sequence, a single genomic region encodes these proteins:
- the LOC126681569 gene encoding protein SMALL AUXIN UP-REGULATED RNA 12-like, with protein MSKSNKIRHIVVVQQMLKRWRRNARVTASAPSRGAPSDVPAGHVAVCVGESCKRFIVRATYLNHPIFKNLLVQAEEEYGFKNSGPLTIPCDESVFEEILHVVSSSSSRSSSARFLNGDDFQRRCHVDVIKNNTRPIEFLGESRPLLHG; from the coding sequence ATGTCGAAATCGAACAAAATCCGTCACATTGTAGTAGTCCAGCAGATGCTAAAACGATGGCGTAGAAACGCAAGAGTCACCGCATCAGCACCGTCTCGAGGAGCGCCGTCCGATGTACCGGCGGGACACGTGGCCGTCTGCGTAGGGGAGAGTTGCAAACGGTTCATCGTACGTGCGACGTACCTGAACCATCCGATATTCAAGAATCTTCTAGTGCAAGCTGAAGAAGAGTACGGTTTCAAAAACAGCGGACCGTTAACGATTCCGTGTGACGAGTCCGTTTTTGAAGAGATACTACATGTCGTTTCGTCGTCGTCTTCACGGTCTAGCTCCGCTCGGTTTTTGAACggtgatgattttcagagacgCTGCCACGTGGatgtaattaaaaataatacccGTCCTATTGAGTTTTTGGGTGAATCGAGGCCGTTGCTTCATGGTTAG